In one Alphaproteobacteria bacterium SS10 genomic region, the following are encoded:
- the alr gene encoding alanine racemase produces MDSATFQTSGSNSLLRIDLDAIARNYQALQQRSGSAMCAGVVKANAYGLGIEEVANRLWAAGCRFFFVATLDEAIELRSHLDDAQIAVLSCYTQGSEVEMITHRIIPVLNDPGDLHRWRSASRAAARKLPAILHVDTGMSRLGLTPDQFDEVAEDPEALKGFDLRFVMSHLASADVEETEQNQQQLSAFRSVMEKLPETRASFANSAGIFRGAEYIFDLTRPGMALYGLNPTPWTDNPMTPVVRLSARILQVRDIPAGTPVGYGASWVAERDSKIATLGLGYADGFIRQGGNSGHVPFGDLKAPIVGRISMDLTGVDVTDIPFDACRTGDYVEIIGPHRSVDDVATDHGTIGYEILTSLGNRYKRVYEGATTS; encoded by the coding sequence ATGGATTCCGCCACATTCCAGACCTCTGGCAGCAACTCCTTGCTGCGCATCGACCTCGACGCCATTGCGCGCAACTATCAGGCCCTACAACAGCGCAGTGGCTCTGCCATGTGCGCCGGTGTGGTTAAGGCCAATGCCTATGGCCTTGGCATTGAAGAGGTGGCGAACCGCCTCTGGGCCGCTGGGTGCCGCTTCTTCTTCGTGGCCACGCTGGATGAAGCGATAGAGCTACGTAGCCATTTGGACGATGCACAGATCGCGGTCTTAAGCTGCTACACGCAAGGCTCAGAGGTTGAGATGATCACCCACCGGATTATCCCGGTGCTCAATGATCCTGGTGACCTCCACCGCTGGCGCTCCGCATCCCGTGCGGCGGCCCGCAAACTGCCCGCCATTCTCCATGTCGATACGGGTATGAGCCGCCTCGGCCTGACCCCTGATCAGTTTGATGAAGTCGCCGAAGATCCCGAGGCGCTAAAAGGCTTCGATCTGCGTTTTGTGATGAGCCACCTCGCCTCCGCCGATGTGGAGGAGACAGAGCAGAACCAGCAACAGCTCTCCGCCTTCCGCTCGGTCATGGAAAAGCTACCCGAGACGCGGGCCAGCTTTGCCAACTCCGCCGGTATCTTCCGGGGGGCAGAATACATTTTTGACCTAACCCGCCCTGGCATGGCGCTCTATGGCCTTAACCCGACGCCATGGACCGACAACCCAATGACGCCGGTGGTTCGGTTAAGCGCGCGGATCCTTCAGGTGCGCGACATTCCTGCTGGCACGCCGGTTGGTTATGGCGCCAGCTGGGTGGCAGAGCGGGACAGTAAGATTGCCACCCTTGGCCTTGGCTACGCCGATGGCTTTATCCGCCAGGGCGGCAATAGTGGCCATGTGCCCTTCGGGGATTTGAAGGCACCGATTGTTGGCCGCATTTCAATGGACCTAACCGGCGTTGATGTGACGGATATTCCGTTTGATGCCTGCCGAACCGGCGACTATGTCGAGATCATTGGCCCCCACCGTTCGGTGGATGATGTGGCGACCGATCACGGCACAATTGGCTATGAAATCCTCACCAGCCTTGGCAACCGCTACAAGCGTGTTTATGAGGGCGCTACCACTTCGTAA
- a CDS encoding replicative DNA helicase, protein MNTPSPLPANDPEQFGHDDGGSGSAPLPPQNTEAEQALLGALLYENRLLDRLEDRLRPEHFYVPAHGRIFEAILRLIQRGQVANPKTLRTFFDQDDDLAEVGGGEYLGELAAQGAGGVSAAVVDYAEAIIDLHLRRRLIELGHDISANARHFNLDETAAQQLAEAESQLFTLATSGDTERGSVSLVQAMQVAIDAAEKAYRTGGGITGVTSGFKTLDAKLGGLHPSDLIILAGRPSMGKTALATNIAFRAAHAYQQTQGEEGAPVLMFSLEMSSDQLAGRILADVTRIPSDKIRRGDLSERDLPSFIEASRDLQEVGLFIDDTPALSIGQVRQRARRLHRTNKIGLVVIDYLQLLRGSSSSSDNRVQEISEITRGLKALAKELHVPVIALSQLSRAVEQREDKRPQLADLRESGSIEQDADVVMFVFRESYYLRRAEPMQRPEESQDRYNERFMNWQERAELMDGKAEVIIAKQRHGPIGSPMLSFEEQLTRFDDLDIEHTEY, encoded by the coding sequence ATGAATACGCCCTCCCCCCTACCCGCAAACGACCCAGAGCAGTTCGGCCACGATGATGGTGGCTCTGGCAGTGCGCCACTCCCGCCCCAGAACACCGAGGCTGAACAAGCCCTTCTCGGTGCCCTTCTGTATGAAAACCGGTTGCTGGACCGACTAGAAGATCGGCTGCGGCCTGAGCACTTCTATGTCCCCGCCCATGGCAGGATTTTCGAAGCCATTCTGCGTTTGATCCAGCGCGGACAGGTAGCCAATCCGAAGACCCTTCGCACCTTCTTTGATCAGGATGATGACCTGGCAGAAGTTGGCGGTGGTGAGTATCTGGGTGAGCTTGCGGCACAGGGGGCCGGCGGTGTCAGTGCCGCCGTCGTCGACTATGCCGAGGCCATCATCGACCTGCACCTGCGGCGTCGACTGATTGAGCTGGGCCATGACATCAGCGCGAATGCCCGTCATTTTAATCTGGATGAAACCGCCGCCCAACAGCTGGCAGAGGCAGAGAGCCAGCTCTTCACCCTTGCCACGTCAGGCGATACTGAGCGAGGCAGCGTCTCCCTCGTCCAGGCGATGCAGGTGGCCATCGATGCCGCTGAGAAGGCCTATCGCACCGGTGGTGGCATCACCGGTGTTACCAGCGGCTTTAAAACCCTGGATGCCAAGCTTGGTGGCCTACACCCCTCTGACTTGATCATCCTGGCTGGTCGTCCCTCGATGGGTAAGACCGCGCTTGCCACCAATATCGCGTTCCGCGCCGCCCACGCTTATCAGCAAACCCAGGGGGAAGAAGGCGCGCCGGTTCTAATGTTCTCACTTGAGATGTCGTCCGATCAGCTCGCCGGTCGTATCTTGGCCGATGTCACCCGCATCCCGTCCGATAAGATCCGGCGTGGTGATTTGAGTGAGCGGGACCTGCCAAGCTTCATCGAGGCAAGCCGCGACCTGCAAGAGGTTGGGTTGTTCATCGATGACACCCCGGCCCTCTCAATCGGTCAGGTACGCCAGCGCGCCCGTCGCCTACACCGGACCAACAAGATTGGCCTGGTGGTCATCGACTACCTGCAGCTGCTGCGTGGCTCTAGCTCTAGCTCTGACAACCGGGTTCAAGAGATTTCCGAGATCACCAGGGGCCTTAAGGCGCTGGCTAAGGAGTTACATGTGCCGGTGATCGCCCTGTCCCAGCTCTCCCGTGCGGTTGAGCAGCGGGAAGATAAGCGACCACAGCTGGCCGACCTCAGGGAATCAGGCTCCATTGAGCAGGATGCGGATGTGGTCATGTTCGTGTTCCGGGAGAGTTACTACCTCCGCCGTGCGGAACCAATGCAACGGCCAGAGGAGAGCCAGGATCGCTATAACGAGCGGTTCATGAACTGGCAGGAACGCGCGGAATTGATGGATGGTAAGGCGGAAGTCATCATCGCCAAGCAGCGTCACGGCCCGATTGGCAGCCCGATGCTGAGCTTTGAAGAACAGCTCACCCGCTTCGACGACCTCGACATTGAGCACACTGAATACTAG
- the rplI gene encoding 50S ribosomal protein L9, producing MRSWGQSWRLKMLDVILLERIENLGQMGDVVKVKPGYARNFLLPQGKALRANDENRSFFDSQRKELEARNLKRRQEAEAVGEKLNGQEVILVRQAGEAGQLYGSVTARDVADALNEAGFKVGRSQVVLNDAIKMIGLFDIRVTLHPEVAVTVSANVARSSDEATLQREAGGALIRNDEGELVTEEQLKNSDIAEVDEDVIEAISGTSEEASEEAAEEETAEAATEEAASDAEEENKA from the coding sequence ATGCGAAGTTGGGGGCAAAGTTGGAGGTTAAAAATGCTTGATGTCATCCTGCTGGAACGCATCGAAAATCTGGGTCAGATGGGCGATGTTGTGAAAGTTAAGCCGGGCTACGCCCGCAATTTCCTGCTGCCACAAGGCAAAGCCCTGCGCGCCAATGACGAGAACCGTTCGTTCTTCGACAGCCAGCGCAAAGAGCTGGAAGCCCGCAACCTGAAGCGTCGCCAAGAGGCGGAAGCTGTCGGTGAGAAGCTGAACGGCCAAGAAGTCATCCTGGTCCGCCAGGCTGGTGAAGCTGGTCAGCTTTACGGTTCTGTCACCGCCCGTGACGTTGCAGACGCCCTGAACGAAGCTGGCTTTAAAGTTGGCCGCAGTCAGGTTGTTCTGAACGACGCCATTAAGATGATCGGCCTGTTCGACATCCGCGTGACCCTGCACCCAGAGGTTGCTGTGACCGTCAGCGCCAACGTTGCCCGTTCTAGCGATGAGGCCACCCTCCAGCGTGAAGCTGGCGGCGCCCTGATCCGCAACGATGAAGGCGAGTTGGTCACTGAAGAGCAGCTGAAAAATTCTGACATCGCTGAAGTCGACGAAGACGTCATCGAAGCCATCTCCGGCACTTCTGAAGAAGCTTCCGAGGAAGCCGCTGAAGAAGAGACCGCTGAAGCTGCTACCGAAGAAGCTGCCAGTGACGCTGAAGAAGAAAACAAGGCCTAA
- the rpsR gene encoding 30S ribosomal protein S18: MSNMRGARRPFFRRRKTCPFSGDAAPKIDYKDVKLLSRYISERGKIVPSRITAVSAKKQRELAKAIKRARFLALLPYVVK; encoded by the coding sequence ATGAGCAACATGCGTGGAGCCCGTCGGCCGTTCTTCCGCCGTCGTAAAACCTGCCCATTCTCTGGCGATGCGGCACCAAAGATCGATTACAAAGACGTGAAACTGCTGTCCCGGTACATTTCCGAGCGCGGCAAGATCGTCCCAAGCCGGATCACGGCCGTTTCGGCCAAGAAACAACGCGAGCTGGCTAAAGCCATCAAACGCGCCCGTTTCCTGGCCCTGCTGCCTTACGTGGTGAAGTAA
- the rpsF gene encoding 30S ribosomal protein S6 produces the protein MALYETVLIARQDVSAAQVDAIAESLTSIVKENGGTVQKTENWGLRSLAYRIQKNRKGHYVLLGIDGPAQAIAEMERSLRFNEDVLRYMTVRVDEIDEEPSAILQQKDRGERPGGRGERGDRGPRGDRGGDRGYRPRRDDAEQSAKESEGEEA, from the coding sequence TTGGCTTTATATGAAACCGTGCTTATTGCACGGCAGGACGTCTCTGCAGCGCAAGTTGATGCGATCGCAGAAAGCCTGACCAGCATTGTTAAAGAAAACGGTGGCACCGTTCAGAAGACCGAAAACTGGGGTCTTCGTTCACTCGCCTATCGCATCCAGAAAAACCGTAAAGGGCACTATGTCCTGCTCGGCATCGACGGCCCTGCGCAAGCTATTGCTGAGATGGAGCGCTCCCTGCGTTTCAACGAAGATGTGCTGCGTTACATGACCGTTCGCGTTGATGAGATCGACGAAGAGCCATCCGCAATCCTTCAGCAAAAAGACCGTGGTGAGCGTCCAGGTGGCCGTGGTGAGCGTGGCGATCGTGGCCCACGCGGTGATCGCGGTGGTGACCGTGGCTATCGCCCACGTCGTGATGACGCTGAGCAATCAGCTAAAGAAAGCGAAGGAGAAGAGGCATGA
- the fabD gene encoding ACP S-malonyltransferase → MTDIAFVFPGQGSQKPGMGQELANAFGAAREVFEMVDDALGEHLSRLMFEGPAETLTLTANAQPALMASSLAVVEVLKREMGVDITTKAKLVAGHSLGEYTASAAVGVFDIATTAKLLRKRGEAMQAAIPPGEGTMAAILGLEIDDVAALVEEAAEGDVLAVANDNAPGQVVISGHAAAVDRAMALAKEKGAKRALPLPVSAPFHCRLMAPAADAMAEALAQIDLQPPALPMVSNVSAEPVSAPADFRRVLVEQVTNTVRWRDCVGRMGDEGVGKVYELGTGNVLCGLIKRINRDIETGNAGTPEEVEALAKALA, encoded by the coding sequence ATGACCGATATCGCATTCGTTTTTCCAGGCCAAGGCAGCCAAAAGCCAGGCATGGGCCAAGAGTTGGCCAACGCTTTCGGCGCCGCCCGCGAAGTCTTTGAGATGGTGGATGACGCGCTCGGTGAGCATCTATCCCGCCTTATGTTTGAGGGGCCAGCGGAAACCCTAACCCTGACAGCGAATGCCCAGCCCGCTTTGATGGCGTCCAGCCTCGCGGTGGTTGAGGTGCTAAAGCGTGAGATGGGTGTCGATATCACCACCAAGGCCAAGCTGGTCGCTGGTCACTCCCTCGGTGAGTACACGGCCTCCGCTGCTGTCGGCGTTTTCGATATTGCCACCACGGCGAAGCTGCTGCGCAAACGCGGAGAAGCCATGCAGGCCGCCATACCGCCGGGTGAGGGCACGATGGCCGCGATCCTGGGGCTTGAGATTGACGATGTGGCTGCCCTGGTTGAAGAGGCCGCAGAAGGTGACGTGCTCGCCGTCGCCAATGACAACGCGCCGGGCCAGGTGGTTATCAGTGGCCATGCCGCCGCGGTTGATCGTGCCATGGCGCTGGCGAAAGAGAAGGGGGCCAAACGCGCGCTTCCCCTGCCAGTGAGTGCACCGTTCCACTGCCGCCTGATGGCCCCTGCCGCCGACGCCATGGCTGAGGCGCTGGCACAGATTGATCTGCAACCGCCAGCCCTACCGATGGTTAGCAATGTGAGCGCGGAGCCAGTGTCAGCCCCAGCGGATTTCCGCCGCGTGTTGGTTGAGCAGGTGACCAATACCGTCCGTTGGCGTGACTGCGTCGGCCGCATGGGCGATGAGGGTGTTGGCAAGGTTTATGAGCTGGGCACAGGCAATGTGCTGTGTGGCCTTATCAAGCGGATCAACCGCGATATCGAAACCGGTAATGCCGGTACCCCTGAAGAGGTTGAAGCGCTAGCCAAAGCGCTCGCCTAA
- the fabG gene encoding 3-oxoacyl-[acyl-carrier-protein] reductase — translation MFDLSGKTALVTGATGGLGQSIAKGLHGAGATVILTGTREAVLAEVASGLGNDRVHVVPGNLSAENGPETLAKAAEEAAGQVDILVNNAGITRDQLAMRMKAEDWQQVLDVNLTAPFALAKALLRGMMKRRFGRIVGITSVVGVTGNPGQANYAAAKAGMIGMSKSLAQEVASRGITVNCVAPGFISTAMTDALDDKQRDTMLARIPAAAFGEPGDVAAAVAYLASPEAGYVTGQTIHVNGGMAMI, via the coding sequence ATGTTTGATCTGAGCGGTAAAACGGCACTGGTAACCGGTGCGACCGGTGGCCTGGGCCAATCAATTGCCAAGGGCCTGCATGGCGCAGGTGCGACCGTTATCCTGACCGGTACCCGTGAAGCGGTGTTGGCAGAGGTGGCTAGCGGCCTCGGCAATGACCGTGTGCATGTGGTGCCTGGCAACCTGAGTGCTGAAAACGGCCCGGAGACCCTCGCTAAAGCCGCAGAGGAAGCCGCCGGTCAGGTTGATATCCTGGTTAACAATGCCGGTATCACCCGCGATCAGCTGGCCATGCGTATGAAGGCAGAAGACTGGCAGCAGGTTCTCGATGTGAACCTAACGGCGCCCTTTGCCCTCGCTAAGGCGCTGCTGCGGGGCATGATGAAGCGTCGTTTCGGCCGCATTGTTGGTATCACTTCAGTTGTCGGTGTCACCGGTAACCCCGGCCAGGCAAACTATGCCGCCGCCAAGGCAGGCATGATTGGTATGTCGAAATCGCTGGCCCAAGAAGTGGCGAGCCGCGGCATCACCGTAAACTGCGTGGCACCTGGCTTCATCTCCACCGCGATGACGGACGCTCTAGACGACAAACAGCGTGACACCATGCTGGCCCGTATCCCAGCTGCAGCCTTTGGTGAGCCTGGTGATGTGGCCGCCGCTGTCGCTTATTTGGCAAGCCCGGAAGCGGGTTATGTGACCGGTCAGACCATTCATGTGAATGGCGGGATGGCCATGATTTAA
- a CDS encoding acyl carrier protein, which translates to MSDIADRVKKIVVEHLGVEEDKVSENASFIDDLGADSLDTVELVMAFEEEFGVEIPDDAAEKILTVGDAINFIKENGDS; encoded by the coding sequence ATGTCCGATATTGCCGATCGCGTTAAGAAAATCGTCGTTGAGCACCTCGGCGTTGAAGAAGACAAAGTTAGCGAGAATGCTAGCTTCATCGATGATCTGGGCGCAGACAGCCTGGATACCGTCGAGTTGGTCATGGCGTTTGAAGAAGAGTTCGGGGTCGAGATCCCAGACGACGCCGCTGAGAAGATCCTGACCGTCGGCGACGCCATCAACTTCATCAAAGAGAACGGCGACTCCTAA
- the fabF gene encoding beta-ketoacyl-ACP synthase II produces the protein MRRVVVTGMGMVSPLAGNLADSWSRLIKGESGISAVTEFDVSDLPCRIAGQVPDIAEGSHGFDPDLTMAAKDRRKNDRFILLAMAAADEAIKDAGWAPDDDEEKDRTGVMIGSGIGGLGTIDECSKTLEEKGARRLSPFFIPACLINLASGQVSIRHGFRGPNHSVVTACATGAHAIGDAARMIALDDADVMVAGGAEAAVNRLGLGGFCACRAMSTGFNDTPTKASRPFDKGRDGFVMGEGAGIVVLEEYEHAKARGATIYAEVVGYGMSGDAHHVTAPADDGNGGFRAMKAALKRAGIDAGDIDYVNAHGTSTPLGDEIEIGAVKRLLGNHVADVNVSSTKSAIGHLLGAAGAVEAIFSVMSIRDQVIPPTLNLEDPSDEVGGIDLTPLTAKERKVEVALSNSFGFGGTNASLIFKAAA, from the coding sequence ATGCGCCGTGTTGTCGTTACCGGAATGGGTATGGTGTCGCCGCTGGCGGGTAATCTGGCTGATAGCTGGAGCCGCTTGATCAAGGGTGAGTCCGGCATTTCTGCCGTTACCGAGTTTGATGTCAGTGATCTGCCATGCCGCATTGCTGGCCAGGTTCCAGACATTGCCGAGGGCAGCCACGGCTTCGACCCTGACCTCACCATGGCGGCAAAAGATCGCCGGAAAAACGACCGTTTCATCCTGCTGGCCATGGCCGCCGCTGATGAGGCGATCAAAGATGCCGGTTGGGCCCCCGATGACGACGAGGAAAAAGACCGTACCGGTGTCATGATCGGCTCTGGTATCGGTGGCCTCGGCACCATTGATGAGTGCTCCAAAACCTTGGAAGAGAAGGGCGCCCGACGTCTGTCGCCATTCTTTATTCCGGCCTGCTTGATTAACCTCGCCTCTGGCCAGGTTTCTATCCGCCACGGCTTCCGTGGGCCAAACCACTCTGTGGTGACCGCCTGTGCAACCGGCGCCCATGCGATTGGTGATGCGGCACGGATGATTGCGCTGGATGATGCCGATGTGATGGTTGCTGGCGGCGCTGAGGCTGCTGTTAACCGCCTTGGCCTTGGTGGCTTCTGCGCTTGCCGCGCGATGTCTACCGGTTTCAATGACACCCCAACCAAAGCTTCCCGCCCGTTTGATAAGGGCCGCGATGGCTTCGTCATGGGCGAGGGCGCAGGTATTGTCGTGCTTGAGGAGTATGAGCACGCAAAGGCACGCGGTGCGACCATCTATGCTGAGGTTGTCGGCTACGGCATGTCTGGCGACGCGCACCATGTGACCGCCCCGGCCGATGACGGCAATGGCGGTTTCCGCGCGATGAAGGCAGCGCTGAAACGTGCGGGCATCGATGCCGGTGATATCGATTATGTGAACGCCCATGGCACCTCAACACCGCTTGGTGATGAGATCGAAATCGGTGCGGTTAAGCGCCTGCTGGGCAATCACGTGGCGGATGTGAATGTCTCCTCGACCAAATCAGCCATTGGTCACCTGCTGGGTGCTGCTGGCGCTGTTGAGGCGATCTTCTCTGTTATGTCGATCCGCGATCAGGTGATCCCGCCGACCCTCAACCTGGAAGACCCCTCTGATGAGGTTGGT